A stretch of the Rosa rugosa chromosome 5, drRosRugo1.1, whole genome shotgun sequence genome encodes the following:
- the LOC133710100 gene encoding vacuole membrane protein KMS1 yields MGSRKRANSASSSSQRSAGTAISGIRKTHQEELDNLTLTTQPFRTLKFFILYVLQYVKSSISYLLARGGWLMLLSAVVLSLGILLVTIDGSHDKHVEELFKYFQFGLWWVALGVASSIGLGSGLHTFVLYLGPHIAFFTIKAMQCGRVDLKSAPYDTIQLNSGPSWLDKNCSEFGAPLFSSSHGVRVPLSSILPQVQLEAVLWGIGTAIGELPPYFISRAASLAGNKMDAMEELDTSSDEVQGFMATRLYQIKRWLLSHSQQLNFFTILVLASVPNPLFDLAGIMCGQFGVPFWKFFLATVIGKAIIKTHLQTVIIISVCNNQLLNWIENELIWVFSFIPGFAAVLPNLVAKIDAAKEKYLTASYSPSPNIKVKTWDFSFASIWNTLVWLMLLNFFVKIVTSTAQSYRKKEQEMELALLTS; encoded by the exons ATGGGGTCACGTAAGCGAGCAAACTCTGCTTCTTCATCCTCTCAGCGTAGTGCCGGCACTGCGATCTCAG GGATCCGCAAGACACATCAGGAGGAACTAGATAACTTGACACTAACTACACAACCCTTCAGAacattgaagtttttcattttgTATGTACTTCAATATGTTAAGAGTTCAATATCGTACTTGTTGGCTAGAGGTGGCTGGCTCATGCTGTTGAGTGCTGTGGTATTGTCTCTTGGAATTCTTCTAGTGACCATTGATGGCTCCCATGACAAA CATGTTGAGGAGCTTTTCAAATATTTCCAATTTGGGTTATGGTGGGTGGCCCTTGGAGTTGCATCTTCAATTGGTCTTG GATCTGGTTTGCACACTTTTGTCCTATATCTGGGTCCTCATATTGCGTTCTTTACTATAAAAGCTATGCAGTGTGGCCGAGTTGATTTAAAAAGTGCTCCTTATGATACAATACAGCTAAACAGTGGTCCTTCGTGGCTTGACAAAAACTGCTCTGAGTTTGGAGCCCCATTGTTTTCTTCATCACATGGTGTGCGGGTTCCACTAAGCAGCATATTACCACAGGTCCAGTTAGAAGCTGTTTTATGGGGTATTGGGACTGCAATTGGTGAACTTCCTCCATATTTCATCTCAAGAGCAG CAAGCTTAGCTGGTAACAAGATGGATGCAATGGAAGAATTGGATACCTCCTCAGATGAAGTACAAGGGTTCATGGCTACTCGCCTATACCAAATCAAACGCTGGCTTCTATCACACTCACAGCAATTGAATTTCTTTACGATCTTAGTGCTTGCTTCG GTGCCAAATCCTCTTTTTGACCTAGCAGGCATTATGTGTGGACAATTTGGGGTTCCATTTTGGAAATTTTTTCTGGCAACAGTGATTGGAAAGGCTATTATTAAAACTCACCTGCAG ACAGTTATCATCATCTCAGTTTGCAACAATCAACTTCTAAACTGGATAGAGAATGAATTGATTTGGGTATTCAGCTTCATACCTGGTTTTGCTGCTGTCCTGCCCAACCTCGTTGCTAAAATCGATGCAGCAAAAGAAAAGTATTTGACAGCTTCATACTCCCCATCTCCAAATATCAAG GTGAAAACGTGGGATTTCTCATTTGCATCAATCTGGAACACTTTGGTATGGCTTATGCTATTGAACTTCTTTGTCAAGATTGTTACTTCAACAGCCCAGAGTTATCGGAAGAAAGAGCAGGAAATGGAGCTTGCTTTGTTGACAAGTTAG